The Streptomyces sp. HUAS CB01 genome has a segment encoding these proteins:
- a CDS encoding DUF397 domain-containing protein, with protein sequence MSDTAELAWFKRSYSGGSGDDCVEVALSWHKSSYSSGGSGDCVEVAACPTTVHVRDSKHTQGPRLALSPTAWAAFVPYAAQD encoded by the coding sequence ATGAGCGACACGGCGGAACTGGCCTGGTTCAAGCGCAGCTACAGCGGTGGCTCCGGCGACGACTGCGTGGAGGTCGCGCTCTCCTGGCACAAGTCCTCCTACAGCAGCGGCGGTTCAGGCGACTGCGTCGAGGTCGCCGCCTGCCCCACCACCGTCCACGTCCGGGACTCCAAGCACACCCAGGGCCCCCGGCTCGCCCTCTCCCCCACCGCCTGGGCAGCCTTCGTCCCGTACGCCGCCCAGGACTGA
- a CDS encoding helix-turn-helix domain-containing protein yields the protein MAMTDTGGAGTNATEPEASDSLRTFGAVVQALREHAGLSRGDFAPLVGYSKHTVASIELGRRMPDDDFVERAEAALGNTGALRRAAQHLSRRPGLAAWFRRWARLEAVASSLCTYECRLVPGLLQTEAYARTLFVNQLPPLGDEQIEAQMTARLERQRLLRERPNTAYGFILEEHLLLRRTGGAAVTRELVDHILDLAEQRNIELQIMPLVRESHAGLDGPMQLLETPDNKWFGYCEGQESGQFISDAKVVSMLQMRYARMRSQALTLEDSLSLLRRMRGVL from the coding sequence ATGGCGATGACGGACACCGGCGGAGCCGGTACGAACGCGACGGAGCCGGAGGCCTCGGACAGTCTCAGGACGTTCGGCGCGGTGGTCCAGGCGTTACGCGAGCACGCGGGCCTCAGCCGCGGCGACTTCGCCCCGCTCGTGGGCTACTCCAAGCACACGGTGGCCTCGATCGAACTGGGCCGCCGGATGCCGGACGACGACTTCGTGGAGCGGGCGGAGGCGGCGCTCGGGAACACGGGGGCGCTGCGGCGGGCAGCGCAGCACCTCTCGCGCCGGCCGGGGCTGGCGGCGTGGTTCCGGAGGTGGGCGCGGCTGGAGGCCGTGGCGAGCAGTCTCTGCACGTATGAATGCCGGTTGGTCCCGGGCCTGCTGCAGACGGAGGCGTACGCCCGGACGCTGTTCGTCAACCAGCTCCCGCCGCTGGGGGACGAGCAGATCGAGGCGCAGATGACAGCCCGGCTGGAACGGCAGCGGCTGCTGCGGGAGCGCCCGAACACGGCGTACGGCTTCATCCTCGAAGAGCACCTGCTCCTTCGGCGGACGGGCGGCGCGGCGGTGACCCGCGAGCTGGTCGACCACATCCTCGACCTTGCCGAACAGCGGAACATCGAGCTCCAGATCATGCCGCTGGTGCGGGAGAGCCATGCGGGGCTCGACGGCCCGATGCAGCTGCTGGAAACCCCCGACAACAAGTGGTTCGGCTACTGCGAGGGGCAGGAGAGCGGCCAGTTCATCTCCGACGCGAAAGTGGTCAGCATGCTCCAGATGCGGTATGCCAGGATGCGCTCACAGGCTCTTACCCTAGAAGACTCCCTGAGCCTGTTGCGGCGGATGCGAGGAGTGCTATGA
- a CDS encoding ATP-binding protein, which yields MTASATPPTATAAPQPPVTVRVFTQRFSSTPRGARLARHLALHQLHSWGVPHGTEVSETAAVLVAELAANAVTHGRVPGRDFELRLALDAGTLTVDVSDTRGERRPPGPGATGFPAGDTETGRGLLLVAALADRWSVLDRVPVGKTVRAELDLPR from the coding sequence ATGACCGCATCGGCCACCCCACCGACCGCCACCGCCGCGCCCCAACCGCCCGTTACCGTACGTGTGTTCACCCAGCGCTTCAGCTCCACACCACGGGGCGCCCGGCTCGCCCGGCACCTCGCGCTCCACCAGCTCCACTCCTGGGGCGTTCCGCACGGGACGGAGGTGTCCGAGACCGCGGCCGTGCTGGTCGCCGAACTGGCGGCGAACGCGGTGACGCACGGCCGCGTGCCGGGGCGGGACTTCGAGCTGAGGCTCGCCCTCGACGCGGGGACGCTCACCGTCGATGTGTCGGACACGCGGGGCGAGCGCCGCCCGCCCGGGCCCGGAGCGACCGGCTTCCCGGCGGGTGACACGGAGACCGGCCGCGGCCTGCTGCTCGTCGCGGCGCTCGCCGACCGGTGGTCGGTCCTCGACCGCGTACCGGTCGGGAAGACCGTGCGCGCCGAACTCGACCTGCCGCGGTGA
- a CDS encoding VOC family protein translates to MPRIALVTLVVRDYDEAVAFYRDALGFTLVEDTDRGDGTRWVVVRPGGGAGGTDLLLARAKGDEQSASVGAQTGGRVGFFLHTDDFARDHARMTAAGVRFLEEPRHEPYGSVAVFEDLYGNRWDLLQPAE, encoded by the coding sequence CTGCCCCGTATCGCCCTCGTCACGCTCGTCGTCCGTGACTACGACGAGGCCGTCGCCTTCTACCGGGACGCCCTCGGCTTCACCCTCGTCGAGGACACCGACCGGGGCGACGGTACGCGCTGGGTCGTGGTCCGCCCGGGCGGCGGCGCGGGGGGCACGGATCTGCTGCTGGCGCGGGCGAAGGGCGACGAGCAGTCGGCGAGTGTCGGCGCGCAGACCGGTGGCCGGGTCGGCTTCTTCCTCCACACCGACGACTTCGCCCGCGACCACGCCCGGATGACGGCGGCGGGCGTCCGCTTCCTGGAGGAGCCCCGCCACGAGCCGTACGGTTCGGTCGCCGTCTTCGAGGACCTGTACGGCAACCGCTGGGACCTGCTGCAGCCCGCGGAGTAG
- a CDS encoding nucleoside/nucleotide kinase family protein has protein sequence MDPSIEQLTDRARRLARPGARHLLGIAGPPGAGKSTLAADLVSRLGPQRAVLVPMDGFHLAGAELERLGRAQRKGAPDTFDAAGYVALLTRLRAPEAGSAVYAPAFDRTLEEPVAGSIPVGPDVPLVVTEGNYLLHDEGPWSRIRALLDEVWYLELPDAVRLPRLVDRHVRFGKDRPRAERWVRDSDELNARLVAHGRHRAHLTVQMGPGD, from the coding sequence ATGGACCCGTCGATCGAGCAGCTCACCGACCGTGCCCGACGGCTCGCCCGCCCCGGTGCACGGCACCTCCTCGGTATCGCCGGGCCACCGGGGGCGGGCAAGTCGACGCTCGCCGCGGACCTCGTGTCGCGCCTGGGCCCGCAGCGTGCCGTGCTCGTCCCCATGGACGGCTTCCATCTCGCCGGGGCCGAGCTGGAACGGCTCGGCCGGGCGCAGCGCAAGGGAGCGCCGGACACCTTCGACGCCGCCGGGTACGTGGCGCTGCTGACGCGGCTGCGCGCCCCCGAGGCGGGTTCGGCGGTGTACGCGCCGGCCTTCGACCGGACCCTGGAGGAGCCGGTCGCGGGCAGCATCCCGGTCGGTCCGGACGTCCCGCTCGTCGTCACCGAGGGAAACTACCTGCTGCACGACGAAGGGCCCTGGTCGCGGATCCGTGCGCTGCTCGACGAGGTCTGGTACCTGGAACTGCCCGACGCGGTGCGGTTGCCCCGGCTCGTCGACCGGCACGTCCGCTTCGGCAAGGACCGCCCCCGCGCCGAGCGCTGGGTCCGCGACTCCGACGAGCTCAACGCCCGGCTGGTGGCGCACGGTCGGCACCGCGCCCACCTGACGGTGCAGATGGGGCCCGGTGACTGA
- a CDS encoding SMI1/KNR4 family protein encodes MIETTPDDRAFPPALAEVARVEFVYGEDGEGVDFEPYDAFDSAEETTDWLRHWTGNHELDGDAFRPFGQDGTGGLAALWFARPGQPLAEQPVVFMGSEGERGVVAGNLSDFLWVLADGIGPLEAVEFGEREARPNADPELAALAERHATTPRRPAGQIIDEAGAEFPTFSDDIDALCR; translated from the coding sequence ATGATCGAGACGACCCCTGACGACCGCGCCTTCCCGCCCGCCCTGGCCGAGGTGGCCCGCGTGGAGTTCGTGTACGGGGAGGACGGCGAGGGCGTCGACTTCGAACCGTACGACGCCTTCGACTCCGCCGAGGAGACGACCGACTGGCTGCGCCACTGGACCGGCAACCACGAGCTGGACGGCGACGCCTTCCGTCCCTTCGGCCAGGACGGTACCGGCGGCCTCGCCGCCCTATGGTTCGCCCGCCCCGGACAGCCCCTGGCCGAACAGCCCGTGGTGTTCATGGGCTCGGAGGGCGAGCGAGGCGTCGTGGCGGGGAACCTGTCGGACTTCCTCTGGGTGCTGGCCGATGGCATAGGCCCCTTGGAGGCCGTCGAGTTCGGGGAACGAGAGGCACGCCCGAACGCCGACCCGGAGCTGGCCGCCCTCGCCGAGCGGCACGCGACCACCCCTCGCCGCCCCGCAGGGCAGATCATCGACGAGGCCGGGGCCGAATTCCCCACGTTCTCCGACGACATCGACGCACTCTGCCGCTGA
- a CDS encoding oxidoreductase, with product MSNKVALVTGASSGIGEAAALELHARGFTVYGAARRVERMSELAERGIRTIAMDVTDEDSLRAGVDRIVAETGRIDVLVNNAGYGSYGPVEDVALDEARYQFEVNVFGAARLTQLVLPHMRSHRSGRIINITSMGGRIHTPLGAWYHGTKFALEGFSDSLRMEVRPFGIDVVIVEPGAIRTEWSGIAADRLRKVSGGSAYAAQIASMAGALESESNARRSSSPSVVARAIGRAATSRRPRTRYAVGMGAKPLILTRRVLPDRAYDALIGRAMGSLGG from the coding sequence ATGTCCAACAAGGTCGCCCTCGTCACCGGAGCCTCGTCCGGGATCGGCGAAGCCGCCGCCCTGGAACTGCACGCGCGCGGATTCACCGTCTACGGCGCCGCCCGCCGCGTCGAGCGGATGTCCGAACTGGCCGAGCGAGGGATCCGCACGATCGCCATGGACGTCACCGACGAGGACTCACTGCGCGCCGGCGTGGACCGGATCGTCGCCGAGACCGGCCGCATCGACGTCCTCGTCAACAACGCCGGATACGGCTCGTACGGCCCGGTCGAGGACGTCGCCCTGGACGAGGCCCGGTACCAGTTCGAGGTCAACGTCTTCGGCGCCGCCCGGCTGACCCAGCTCGTCCTGCCGCACATGCGCTCCCACCGCAGCGGCCGCATCATCAACATCACCTCGATGGGCGGCAGGATCCACACGCCGCTGGGCGCCTGGTACCACGGCACGAAGTTCGCGCTCGAAGGCTTCAGCGACTCCCTCCGCATGGAGGTCAGGCCCTTCGGCATCGACGTGGTCATCGTGGAGCCGGGCGCCATCCGCACCGAATGGAGCGGGATCGCGGCCGACAGGCTCCGCAAGGTGAGCGGCGGCAGCGCGTACGCCGCGCAGATCGCGTCGATGGCCGGGGCCCTGGAGTCGGAGAGCAACGCGCGCCGGTCCTCGTCCCCTTCGGTCGTCGCCCGCGCCATCGGCCGGGCCGCCACCAGCCGCCGCCCCAGGACCCGTTACGCGGTGGGCATGGGCGCCAAGCCGCTGATCCTTACCCGCCGCGTGCTGCCCGACCGGGCGTACGACGCGCTCATCGGGCGCGCGATGGGCAGCCTCGGCGGCTAG
- a CDS encoding TetR/AcrR family transcriptional regulator — protein sequence MAASRPLRADAVRNRTKILAAAREQITLHGPDVPMDAIAEAAGVAVGTLYRHFPTKTDLVGAVIAEHSEVITGEIEAAAERVGEGSRAMAEITRLAERTVEAAARDRSVKAAAQTLGAAHWTEQQEERFRGAMKRIVAAAVADGDLHPDVTVDDFLMLIATAPTDQGPAVRSRWLTLFLAGFTVRAREGTGGA from the coding sequence ATGGCCGCTTCCCGGCCGCTGCGCGCGGACGCCGTCCGCAACCGGACGAAGATCCTGGCCGCCGCGCGCGAGCAGATCACCCTCCACGGGCCAGACGTCCCGATGGACGCCATCGCCGAGGCGGCGGGAGTGGCCGTGGGCACGCTCTACCGCCACTTCCCGACCAAGACGGACCTCGTCGGGGCCGTCATCGCCGAGCACAGCGAGGTCATCACTGGGGAGATCGAGGCCGCTGCCGAACGGGTCGGGGAGGGCTCGCGGGCGATGGCGGAGATCACCCGCCTGGCCGAGCGCACGGTCGAGGCCGCGGCCCGGGACCGCAGCGTGAAGGCGGCGGCGCAGACCCTGGGCGCCGCGCACTGGACCGAGCAGCAGGAGGAGCGGTTCAGGGGCGCGATGAAGCGGATCGTCGCCGCCGCCGTGGCCGACGGGGACCTCCACCCCGACGTCACCGTCGACGACTTCCTGATGCTCATCGCCACCGCCCCCACCGACCAGGGGCCCGCCGTACGGTCACGCTGGCTCACCCTCTTCCTGGCCGGTTTCACGGTCCGTGCCCGCGAGGGGACCGGCGGGGCCTGA
- a CDS encoding aminopeptidase P family protein, whose product MSSTAESAQPAPFTADDHRARMARAARSAAEAGLSGLLVAPGPDLVHLTGYQPVPTERLTFLVLVEGQDPVLVVPTLEAPDARQAAGGPALTLRDWTDGKDPYAVTAALLEGRGRYGISDNAWAMHLLGMQRELPGTTYTALTQALPMLRAVKDERELTRLEAAGAAADATYREILKVRFSGRKETDVAVDLAALLLDFGHSQVDFTVVGSGPNGANPHHEAGERTIEEGDMVVLDFGGLKHGYGSDTSRTVHVGRPTDEEQRVHDIVREAQQAGYEAVRPGATCQDVDRAARAVIDDAGYGAYFIHRTGHGIGVTTHEPPYMIEGEEQPLVPGMCFSVEPGIYLPGRFGVRIEDIVTVTGTGGRRLNNTPRELAIVE is encoded by the coding sequence ATGTCCAGCACCGCCGAGTCCGCGCAGCCGGCGCCGTTCACCGCCGACGACCACCGGGCGCGGATGGCCCGGGCCGCCCGGTCCGCCGCCGAGGCCGGGCTGTCCGGTCTGCTGGTGGCTCCCGGCCCGGACCTGGTCCACCTCACCGGCTACCAGCCCGTGCCGACCGAACGGCTGACGTTCCTGGTCCTGGTCGAGGGACAGGACCCGGTGCTGGTCGTCCCGACCCTGGAGGCCCCCGACGCGCGGCAGGCCGCCGGAGGGCCCGCGCTCACACTGCGCGACTGGACCGACGGAAAGGACCCGTACGCCGTCACCGCCGCACTGCTCGAAGGACGCGGCCGCTACGGGATCAGCGACAACGCCTGGGCCATGCACCTGCTCGGCATGCAGCGCGAACTGCCCGGCACGACGTACACCGCGCTGACCCAGGCCCTGCCCATGCTGCGCGCGGTCAAGGACGAGCGGGAACTGACCAGGCTGGAGGCGGCGGGAGCCGCCGCGGACGCGACGTACCGCGAGATCCTGAAGGTCCGCTTCTCCGGCCGCAAGGAGACCGACGTGGCCGTGGACCTCGCCGCCCTGCTGTTGGACTTCGGCCACTCGCAGGTGGACTTCACCGTCGTCGGCTCCGGCCCGAACGGGGCGAACCCGCACCACGAGGCCGGTGAACGCACGATCGAGGAAGGCGACATGGTCGTCCTGGACTTCGGCGGGCTCAAGCACGGCTACGGCTCCGACACCAGCCGGACCGTCCACGTCGGCCGGCCGACCGACGAGGAGCAGCGGGTCCACGACATCGTGCGCGAGGCGCAGCAGGCCGGGTACGAGGCGGTCCGGCCGGGTGCCACCTGCCAGGACGTCGACCGGGCGGCGCGCGCGGTGATCGACGACGCCGGCTACGGGGCGTACTTCATCCACCGCACCGGCCACGGGATCGGCGTCACCACGCACGAGCCGCCGTACATGATCGAGGGGGAGGAGCAGCCGCTGGTCCCCGGAATGTGCTTCTCCGTGGAGCCCGGCATCTACCTCCCCGGCCGCTTCGGAGTGCGGATCGAGGACATCGTGACGGTCACGGGGACGGGCGGCAGGCGGCTGAACAACACGCCGCGCGAGCTGGCGATCGTGGAGTAG
- a CDS encoding Hint domain-containing protein: MVAGYAHPNPCEESDAFGLDDLAWELVGGADIEKCVKNPSWGDCAMAVVTITPAGKLKIIKKGADAVEDAVKGNRLRKESKEVSQVTECLAEEKHSFPAGTRVLMGDRTTRPIEQIKIGDQVLAADPETGESGPRRVDATIHTPDDRDFTSITVDEADGDGSLTATGHHPFWAGSDGKWKNAADLTPEDSLRTPDGGTARINAVRHWTGLASAYNLTVNDLHTYHAGGQHPRAGPQQPLSGRRHRRTSGRKAVAAQGAQGRCDGHNLKGWFYCIKASEASANGFHKTVRYVRVMDPGTTGPHPYPKGYISYLNEAGQIIHPITGAANMAKSDPYWHIPIP; the protein is encoded by the coding sequence ATGGTGGCGGGTTACGCCCACCCCAACCCTTGCGAGGAAAGCGACGCCTTCGGCCTCGACGACCTCGCATGGGAGCTCGTGGGCGGCGCTGACATCGAGAAATGCGTCAAGAACCCCTCCTGGGGCGACTGCGCCATGGCAGTCGTCACCATCACCCCCGCCGGCAAACTCAAAATAATCAAGAAGGGCGCAGACGCCGTCGAGGACGCCGTCAAGGGCAACCGCCTGCGCAAGGAATCGAAGGAAGTAAGTCAGGTCACCGAGTGCCTTGCCGAAGAGAAGCACAGCTTCCCGGCGGGCACTCGCGTCCTCATGGGCGACCGCACCACCCGTCCGATCGAGCAGATCAAGATCGGCGATCAGGTCCTGGCAGCCGATCCGGAAACAGGAGAATCCGGCCCGCGCCGCGTCGACGCGACCATCCACACTCCGGACGACCGCGATTTCACCAGCATCACCGTCGACGAGGCCGACGGCGACGGTTCCCTCACGGCGACAGGTCACCACCCTTTCTGGGCGGGGAGTGACGGGAAGTGGAAAAACGCCGCTGACCTCACCCCTGAAGACAGCCTCCGCACCCCCGACGGCGGCACGGCGCGGATCAACGCCGTCCGGCACTGGACCGGCCTCGCGTCTGCCTACAACCTCACCGTCAACGATCTCCACACGTACCATGCTGGCGGGCAACACCCCCGTGCTGGTCCACAACAGCCGTTGTCTGGTCGGCGACATCGTCGGACCTCAGGGAGAAAAGCTGTGGCTGCCCAAGGGGCGCAAGGCCGTTGCGACGGCCACAACCTGAAGGGGTGGTTCTACTGCATCAAGGCATCCGAAGCCTCGGCCAACGGATTCCACAAGACCGTCAGGTACGTGCGCGTCATGGATCCGGGCACCACCGGGCCACATCCGTATCCCAAGGGCTACATCAGCTACCTCAACGAAGCAGGTCAGATCATTCATCCGATAACCGGGGCAGCAAACATGGCCAAGTCCGACCCTTACTGGCACATTCCGATCCCATGA
- a CDS encoding FG-GAP repeat domain-containing protein has protein sequence MRLLAATDFTGDGRADILAANTNGNLYLYPGNGKNGITGSSVVGSGWGGIRLIAAADFNGDKKGDLVAAHTNGNLFFYPGNGKNFASGSVSSTGWTNMRMLSAGDFTGDGKADIYAVHNSGDLYLYSGKGNGTFHTAKKTGSGWQNMRLLSEADFNGDQKSDLIAIHTNGNIHAYSGNDNGGFGTPIATPAPVIQ, from the coding sequence ATGCGCCTCCTGGCGGCCACCGACTTCACCGGCGACGGCAGGGCCGACATCCTCGCCGCGAACACCAACGGCAACCTCTACCTCTACCCGGGCAACGGCAAGAACGGCATCACCGGCTCCTCCGTCGTCGGGAGCGGCTGGGGCGGCATCCGCCTCATCGCCGCCGCCGACTTCAACGGCGACAAGAAGGGCGACCTGGTCGCCGCCCACACCAACGGCAACCTCTTCTTCTACCCCGGCAACGGCAAGAACTTCGCCTCGGGTTCTGTGTCCAGCACCGGCTGGACCAACATGCGCATGCTCTCCGCCGGAGACTTCACCGGAGACGGCAAGGCCGACATCTACGCCGTCCACAACAGCGGAGACCTGTACCTGTACTCCGGCAAAGGCAACGGCACCTTCCACACGGCCAAGAAAACCGGCAGTGGCTGGCAGAACATGCGACTGCTCTCCGAAGCCGACTTCAACGGCGACCAGAAGAGCGACCTGATCGCCATCCACACCAACGGCAACATCCACGCCTACTCCGGCAACGACAACGGCGGCTTCGGTACCCCGATCGCCACCCCCGCCCCAGTCATCCAATAG
- the treZ gene encoding malto-oligosyltrehalose trehalohydrolase: protein MLFEVWAPQAQDRVDLWLEDTEQGMERDPSREDWWTAEAEAGDGDRYGFRLDGGPVLPDPRSRRQPDGPDGPSAVVAPDAYVWHSDDWRGRDLTGAVLYELHIGTYTPEGTLDAAAARLGELAELGVSHVELMPLCPFPGRHGWGYDGVAPWAVHEPYGGPEALKHFVDTAHGLGLGVVLDVVHNHLGPSGNHLTAFGPYLTDIHHTPWGSAINLDAPGSDEVRAYLIGSALAWLRDYRVDGLRLDAVHALVDTRALTFLEELSAAVDRFGTDVRRPVFLIAESDRCDPRTTVPREEGGLGIHTQWNDDFHHALHTALTGESQGYYADFAHAPLGALAKTLGHVFFHDGTYSSFRGRTHGRPVDLVRTPAHRFVGYAQTHDQIGNRATGDRLSATLSPGLLACAAALVLTGPFVPMLFMGEEWGARTPWQFFTDHTDPELAEAVRQGRRREFAGTGWAAREIPDPQDPATRERSCLDRSERDREPHARLLAWYRELIALRRAEPDLSDPDLAAVRVAYDEEARWFVFRRGDVRVAANFGEEPVTIPLGAGGGRVLAAWEETGPPGPEGVLELPGESCVVLHDA, encoded by the coding sequence GTGCTGTTCGAGGTATGGGCACCGCAGGCGCAGGACCGGGTCGACTTGTGGCTGGAGGACACCGAACAGGGGATGGAGCGCGATCCGTCGCGGGAGGACTGGTGGACGGCCGAGGCGGAGGCCGGTGACGGCGACCGCTACGGCTTCCGGCTCGACGGCGGCCCCGTCCTCCCCGATCCGCGCTCCCGCCGCCAGCCCGACGGCCCGGACGGGCCGAGCGCGGTGGTCGCCCCCGACGCGTACGTGTGGCACAGCGACGACTGGCGCGGCCGGGACCTCACGGGCGCGGTCCTGTACGAGCTGCACATCGGCACCTACACCCCCGAGGGCACCCTCGACGCCGCTGCCGCCCGGCTGGGCGAGCTGGCGGAACTCGGCGTCAGCCATGTGGAGCTGATGCCGCTGTGCCCCTTCCCGGGCAGGCACGGCTGGGGCTACGACGGTGTCGCGCCCTGGGCCGTGCACGAGCCGTACGGCGGCCCGGAGGCGCTGAAGCACTTCGTCGACACGGCCCACGGTCTCGGCCTCGGCGTGGTCCTGGACGTCGTCCACAACCATCTGGGGCCGTCCGGCAACCATCTGACCGCGTTCGGCCCCTATCTGACGGACATTCACCACACCCCGTGGGGTTCGGCGATCAACCTCGACGCGCCCGGCTCCGACGAGGTGCGCGCCTACCTGATCGGCAGCGCGCTGGCGTGGCTGCGGGACTACCGCGTCGACGGACTGCGGCTCGACGCCGTCCACGCCCTCGTCGACACCCGGGCGCTGACGTTCCTGGAGGAACTGTCGGCGGCGGTCGACCGGTTCGGGACGGACGTCCGTCGGCCGGTGTTCCTGATCGCCGAGTCCGACCGTTGCGACCCGAGGACCACCGTCCCGCGCGAGGAGGGCGGGCTCGGGATCCACACCCAGTGGAACGACGACTTCCACCATGCCCTGCACACCGCCCTGACCGGTGAATCGCAGGGCTACTACGCCGACTTCGCGCACGCGCCGCTCGGCGCGCTCGCCAAGACCCTCGGCCATGTCTTCTTCCACGACGGCACGTACTCGTCGTTCCGCGGCCGGACGCACGGGCGGCCCGTCGACCTGGTCCGCACCCCCGCGCACCGGTTCGTCGGCTACGCCCAGACCCACGACCAGATCGGCAACCGCGCGACCGGCGACAGGCTCTCAGCGACCCTCTCCCCCGGGCTGCTCGCCTGCGCGGCGGCGCTGGTGCTGACGGGACCGTTCGTCCCGATGCTGTTCATGGGCGAGGAGTGGGGCGCCCGTACGCCGTGGCAGTTCTTCACCGACCACACGGACCCGGAACTCGCGGAGGCGGTACGCCAGGGCAGGCGGCGGGAGTTCGCCGGGACCGGCTGGGCGGCGCGGGAGATCCCCGACCCGCAGGACCCCGCCACCCGGGAGCGCTCCTGCCTGGACCGGTCCGAACGGGACCGTGAACCCCACGCCCGGCTCCTGGCCTGGTACCGCGAGCTGATCGCCCTGCGCCGCGCCGAGCCCGACCTGTCCGACCCGGACCTCGCGGCCGTGCGGGTCGCCTACGACGAGGAGGCGCGCTGGTTCGTCTTCCGCCGGGGCGACGTACGCGTCGCGGCCAACTTCGGCGAGGAACCGGTCACCATCCCCCTGGGCGCCGGGGGCGGGAGGGTCCTGGCCGCCTGGGAAGAGACCGGCCCCCCGGGCCCCGAGGGCGTGCTGGAACTGCCGGGCGAGTCGTGCGTGGTGCTGCACGACGCGTGA
- a CDS encoding GH1 family beta-glucosidase, which translates to MTTPSTRPPSATPLPAFPPGFLWGASASAFQTEGAADTDGKGPSGWDVFAAEPGRIKDGADASRGTGFHDRYREDVALLAGMGAGAFRFSVSWPRVVPGGSGPVNPAGLGFYDRLVDELCEHGITPAPTLYHWDTPLPLEEAGGWLNRDTAARFADYAAVVAERLADRVPMWITVNEPAEVTMLGYALGEHAPGKQLLFDALPAAHHQLLAHGLAVRALRAAGAGNIGLAVSHSPVHPSSESDEDRAAAELYDTLTNRLFSDPLLTGRYPDGFDGLMPGPVADDLAVISERLDWYGVNYYSPMLVGAPAADALASYAGLGMPAELPFGLREIEGTERTRFGWPVVPDGLRELLVGLKARYGDRLPPVHITENGCSYDGVDDHSRIAFLDGHLRALHRAVEEGVDVRGYFVWSLTDNIEWAEGASQRFGLVHVDYDTLERTPKASYGWYRDVIRAQRAARPAD; encoded by the coding sequence ATGACAACGCCCTCCACGAGACCTCCCTCCGCGACACCGCTGCCCGCTTTCCCGCCCGGATTCCTGTGGGGTGCCTCGGCGTCCGCGTTCCAGACGGAGGGCGCCGCCGACACCGACGGCAAGGGCCCCTCCGGCTGGGACGTCTTCGCCGCGGAACCGGGGCGGATCAAGGACGGCGCCGACGCCTCCCGCGGAACCGGCTTCCACGACCGCTACCGCGAGGACGTGGCCCTGCTCGCCGGAATGGGCGCCGGCGCCTTCCGCTTCTCCGTCAGCTGGCCCCGGGTGGTCCCCGGCGGCAGCGGTCCGGTGAACCCCGCCGGGCTCGGCTTCTACGACCGGCTGGTCGACGAACTGTGCGAGCACGGCATCACCCCTGCCCCGACCCTCTACCACTGGGACACCCCCCTGCCCCTGGAGGAGGCCGGCGGCTGGCTGAACCGCGACACCGCGGCCCGGTTCGCCGACTACGCGGCCGTCGTCGCCGAGCGCCTCGCCGACCGCGTCCCCATGTGGATCACGGTCAACGAGCCCGCCGAGGTCACCATGCTCGGCTATGCGCTCGGCGAGCACGCCCCCGGCAAGCAGCTCCTCTTCGACGCCCTGCCCGCCGCCCACCACCAGCTCCTCGCCCACGGCCTCGCCGTCCGGGCCCTGCGCGCCGCGGGCGCCGGCAACATCGGCCTGGCGGTGTCGCACTCACCCGTGCACCCGTCGAGCGAGAGCGACGAGGACCGTGCGGCCGCCGAGCTCTACGACACGCTCACCAACCGGCTGTTCTCCGACCCGCTGCTGACGGGCCGCTACCCGGACGGCTTCGACGGGCTGATGCCGGGCCCCGTCGCCGACGACCTCGCGGTCATCTCCGAGCGCCTGGACTGGTACGGGGTGAACTACTACAGCCCCATGCTGGTCGGCGCCCCCGCGGCCGACGCGCTCGCGTCCTACGCGGGACTGGGCATGCCCGCGGAACTCCCCTTCGGGCTGCGGGAGATCGAGGGCACGGAGCGGACCCGCTTCGGCTGGCCCGTCGTCCCGGACGGCCTGCGGGAACTGCTCGTCGGTCTCAAGGCGCGCTACGGCGACCGCCTCCCGCCCGTCCACATCACGGAGAACGGCTGCTCCTACGACGGCGTCGACGACCACTCCCGGATCGCGTTCCTCGACGGCCATCTGCGCGCCCTGCACCGCGCGGTCGAGGAGGGCGTCGACGTCCGCGGGTACTTCGTCTGGTCCCTCACGGACAACATCGAGTGGGCGGAGGGCGCCTCGCAGCGCTTCGGCCTGGTACACGTCGACTACGACACGCTGGAGCGCACCCCGAAGGCCTCGTACGGGTGGTACCGGGACGTCATCCGCGCCCAGCGCGCCGCGCGGCCGGCGGACTGA